Part of the Sphingobium lignivorans genome is shown below.
GCAAGCATTGCCCTGTACGCCTCGCCACCAGTGCGGTATAGATCGGCGTTGGTGCCGCGCAGCTTCTCGTATGCATCCTCCAGAGCCTTTGCCCTGATTGATGAGGTGGCGGCAGAAAGGGCGGCGCGAGCAGCATCGCGGCAGAAGTCTGCGTAGTCGTAATTCAAACCGCCCTGCACATCATTGATCGCCTTCGCTACCTTCTCCACCAGCCCCTCATCCGGTTCTGCGGTAGGGGTGGAGGATGTGCGGGTGTTCCATGCGCGGACTGCATCAGCTTTGCTATGAAAGCCTTGGGCAAGCTCCTGCGCGCCACTGTAAAACGAGTGACAGCTGTGGCTGATCCCGAATTGGCGATACCATCCATAAGGGCCAAACACCTTTACGTTCTCACCACCACAGAACGGGCACGGAGATAGCTGCTCTACAGGCACCAATTCATTCTCGCTCATGACTGATCTCCCTTGGGCTGGCGGATTTGGGCGAGGGCTTTGGTGGCGACATTGCGGCAATGGACAATGCTTCCGCCATCCATTGCGGATGGCGCAAATTTGATCCGCTCCAGCGTCTCCTCCGCTATAGCCAGCTTGCGCAGAGCGTCGTTCCATTCGTCAGCGAGCACGTCGTTCTTGCGATCGGCTTCGATCAGTGCTTGCTCAAGCTCGGCTTCTCGGGAGGATGCGAGGCGTTCGATGGCCTTTTGTAGGGCGCCGTTTTCAACATAAAGCCGCCATGATTTTTCCGCGTCGACATGCTGCACATCGCGGCGAAGCTGGTTGCCTCGCCAGCCATCCCCATGGGCAGTTATGAAGATTTCGCGATATAGCTCCACCTCCTGCGCAGGCTTTGCGGGCGTGGCGACGCGGAGGCGATGAATGCATTCCGGCCTGTTGCAATCGCCCGAAAGTTTATCTGGCGCGAGCATTCCGCAAGCTTGGCATTTTGTTCCAAGCTCCACTTGCGCAGGCTTTGGCCGCTCTGCAGGGACCGGTTCGGAGGCGGTATCGAGCGCGGCAATCGCGGCGTCGCGCGCGATATACCAGTCATGCATCCTGTCAGCCTCATTCGCGTAGCCGTCGGCATCCTCCGTGATGGTCAGATCGGCAGCCTGCTTTGCAATCTCGCTCTTGAGGCGCTTCATGGCCTCGGTGTGGTCAGTCATTTTTCCACCTCCCATCACTCAGACAACAAATCGTTGTGATCATCATCCCCGCTAACCCGAGGATCCCGAGAATCCCCAGCACCAGAGAGTCGAACGCAAAGCTCGCAGCCATGACGAGCGGCGCCAGATAGAACACATCGAACCAGCGCAGCCCGTCCCAGAGGCGTCTCGGCTCCCACATCAGTCCCTCTTCGCCGCACAGGGTATCGTCGGGGTGGCCCCATCGCCTGGTGCGCTG
Proteins encoded:
- a CDS encoding Lar family restriction alleviation protein, with the translated sequence MSENELVPVEQLSPCPFCGGENVKVFGPYGWYRQFGISHSCHSFYSGAQELAQGFHSKADAVRAWNTRTSSTPTAEPDEGLVEKVAKAINDVQGGLNYDYADFCRDAARAALSAATSSIRAKALEDAYEKLRGTNADLYRTGGEAYRAMLAAIRSLAGEQSS